In Chengkuizengella sediminis, a single window of DNA contains:
- a CDS encoding putative holin-like toxin codes for MLMTVYESISLMITFAILVVAMLSFHKKK; via the coding sequence ATGCTTATGACTGTATATGAATCTATTTCTTTGATGATTACGTTTGCAATTCTTGTAGTTGCAATGCTGTCATTTCATAAAAAGAAATAG
- the tsaD gene encoding tRNA (adenosine(37)-N6)-threonylcarbamoyltransferase complex transferase subunit TsaD yields the protein MTITILAVETSCDETSVSIVQNGKKICSNIVSSQMETHEKFGGVVPEIASRKHVETITLIIEEAIKQANLDVKDLSAVAVTQGPGLVGALIVGMVAAKAFACAFDLPLIGVHHIAGHIYANQLVHDLEYPLMSLVVSGGHTELVYMESPGSFEIIGQTRDDAVGEAYDKVARALGLPYPGGPYVDKLAQESDAEIKLPRAWLEAGSYDFSFSGLKSAVLSVINQAKMKREVLNKAQIALGFQNSVIDVLVEKSLRAVRQYDAKQLLLAGGVAANKGLREALQARCDKEGVPLLIPPLDLCTDNAAMIGAAAFLKWEKQDFSSMDLKSEARLSLENWM from the coding sequence ATGACAATTACAATTTTAGCAGTAGAAACGAGCTGTGATGAAACGTCTGTGTCCATAGTACAAAATGGAAAAAAGATATGTTCGAATATTGTTTCAAGTCAAATGGAAACACATGAGAAATTTGGGGGGGTTGTTCCTGAAATTGCTTCAAGGAAACATGTTGAAACGATAACTTTAATCATAGAAGAAGCGATTAAACAAGCCAATTTAGATGTAAAAGATTTATCAGCTGTGGCTGTGACTCAGGGTCCTGGTTTAGTTGGAGCTTTAATTGTAGGCATGGTTGCAGCAAAAGCTTTTGCATGTGCTTTTGATCTACCTCTGATTGGAGTCCACCATATTGCAGGTCATATATATGCTAACCAGTTAGTACACGATTTAGAATATCCTTTAATGTCGTTAGTTGTATCTGGTGGACATACTGAATTGGTTTATATGGAGTCACCTGGATCATTTGAAATTATAGGACAAACACGTGATGATGCAGTGGGAGAAGCTTATGATAAAGTAGCTAGAGCGTTAGGTTTACCATACCCAGGAGGTCCATATGTGGATAAACTAGCACAGGAATCTGATGCAGAAATTAAATTACCCAGAGCTTGGTTAGAAGCAGGTTCATATGATTTTAGTTTTAGTGGGTTAAAATCCGCCGTTTTATCTGTAATCAATCAAGCAAAAATGAAAAGGGAAGTTTTAAATAAAGCACAGATAGCTCTCGGTTTCCAAAATTCAGTGATTGATGTTTTAGTTGAAAAATCGTTAAGAGCAGTAAGACAATACGATGCGAAACAGCTGTTATTAGCAGGAGGTGTAGCGGCGAACAAAGGATTAAGGGAAGCATTACAAGCCCGTTGTGACAAAGAGGGAGTTCCTTTACTCATCCCACCTCTAGATCTTTGTACAGATAATGCGGCGATGATAGGTGCAGCAGCTTTCTTAAAATGGGAAAAACAAGACTTCAGTTCGATGGATTTGAAATCGGAAGCTCGTCTTTCTTTAGAAAACTGGATGTGA
- the rimI gene encoding ribosomal protein S18-alanine N-acetyltransferase — protein MERVSRSMTISDIEQVYEIESEVFTTPWTAQAFYNELLNNHFAKYQVIEVDGNIAAYGGMWTVIDEAHITNIAVRNQYRGQKLGEQLLQEMKENALALGMKKMTLEVRVSNEIAIHLYKKLGFYESGIRKGYYSDNHEDALIMWIDLNQKDGAK, from the coding sequence ATGGAACGAGTAAGTCGATCGATGACGATATCTGATATTGAGCAAGTTTATGAAATAGAATCTGAGGTGTTTACTACCCCTTGGACGGCGCAAGCTTTTTATAATGAGCTTTTGAACAATCATTTTGCAAAATATCAAGTGATTGAAGTAGATGGGAACATTGCTGCATATGGTGGTATGTGGACAGTGATAGATGAAGCACATATTACGAATATTGCAGTCCGTAATCAATATCGAGGACAAAAATTGGGTGAACAATTACTTCAGGAAATGAAAGAAAATGCATTGGCACTAGGAATGAAGAAAATGACTTTGGAAGTAAGAGTATCTAACGAAATTGCGATTCATCTTTATAAAAAATTAGGATTTTATGAATCAGGCATTCGTAAAGGATATTACTCAGATAATCATGAGGATGCACTGATTATGTGGATAGATCTGAACCAAAAGGATGGAGCAAAATGA
- the tsaB gene encoding tRNA (adenosine(37)-N6)-threonylcarbamoyltransferase complex dimerization subunit type 1 TsaB encodes MKTDQTSDNIMLAMDTSTADLTVAVLQNDQCLKEIRVKAERSHSTQLIPCIQKLLSDVDLKMKDLDCIAAGHGPGSYTGVRIAVTVAKTLAWALDIPLFGVSSLEGLSYGLYRDMKQSEMGENEAFPWIIPILNARRGQVYTGVYEFKEHGRSNRLPDGIRLMEKWIEQIHDQLQSQSSSKQITFVGDVDDFKSEISTLEEISGQKVNCFEKHMNAYDIGLLALSQWDQSKINEPHHFIPNYTQLTEAERNL; translated from the coding sequence ATGAAAACAGATCAAACATCCGATAACATCATGCTCGCTATGGATACTTCAACTGCAGATCTCACTGTTGCGGTATTACAAAATGATCAATGTTTAAAAGAAATTCGAGTGAAAGCGGAAAGAAGTCATTCAACACAATTGATACCTTGTATACAAAAATTGCTCAGTGATGTGGATCTCAAGATGAAAGATTTGGACTGCATTGCAGCTGGACATGGTCCAGGTTCATATACGGGAGTTCGAATAGCGGTTACGGTTGCAAAAACACTAGCGTGGGCATTAGATATCCCTTTATTTGGAGTTTCCAGTTTAGAAGGTTTATCTTATGGACTTTATCGGGATATGAAACAGAGTGAAATGGGTGAAAATGAAGCGTTTCCCTGGATTATTCCAATATTAAATGCGCGAAGAGGACAAGTATACACAGGGGTATATGAATTTAAAGAACATGGGAGATCAAATAGATTACCTGATGGTATAAGGTTGATGGAAAAGTGGATTGAACAAATCCATGATCAGCTTCAATCACAATCCTCTTCAAAACAAATTACATTTGTGGGTGATGTTGATGATTTTAAATCCGAGATATCCACATTAGAAGAGATTTCTGGTCAAAAAGTGAACTGTTTTGAAAAACATATGAATGCTTATGATATTGGACTTTTGGCTTTAAGCCAATGGGATCAAAGTAAAATAAACGAACCACATCATTTTATACCGAACTATACACAGTTGACTGAGGCAGAAAGAAATTTATGA
- the tsaE gene encoding tRNA (adenosine(37)-N6)-threonylcarbamoyltransferase complex ATPase subunit type 1 TsaE: MNQTSSFQFHALIEEDTKRLAQEIAKKVQAGNVITLDGDLGAGKTTFSQAFAKEMGITEIVNSPTFVLIKEYQGQELPLYHMDVYRLSIEEADELGLEEYFFGNGVCLVEWSSKVTELLPEHRLELYITHLGNQERKFEITPKGELYVTWCEKLKNSGVIS, translated from the coding sequence TTGAATCAAACAAGCAGTTTTCAATTTCATGCTTTAATAGAAGAAGATACGAAGCGGCTAGCTCAAGAAATTGCAAAAAAAGTACAAGCAGGGAATGTGATTACATTAGATGGGGACCTTGGAGCAGGTAAAACAACATTTTCTCAGGCGTTTGCAAAGGAAATGGGGATCACTGAGATCGTAAACAGTCCGACTTTTGTGTTAATTAAAGAATATCAAGGTCAGGAGCTGCCTTTGTATCACATGGATGTTTATCGCTTATCTATAGAAGAAGCTGATGAATTAGGTTTGGAAGAATATTTTTTTGGAAATGGTGTTTGTTTAGTTGAGTGGTCAAGTAAAGTTACTGAACTTCTTCCAGAACATCGTTTGGAATTATACATTACGCATTTAGGTAATCAAGAGCGAAAATTTGAGATTACTCCAAAGGGTGAGTTATATGTAACTTGGTGTGAAAAGTTGAAAAACAGTGGGGTGATTTCATGA
- the thiL gene encoding thiamine-phosphate kinase, with protein sequence MSSLDEFALIQSLNYKKQSKHFQHKLGVINGIGDDAAVVQTRKGSQLVMSCDTMVETIHFNSYTMLDEDVGYKALASNLSDVAAMGAVPKYALISLSIPKHYSTLRLKKIYKGLYACANQFEIAVIGGDTTKSPKHLNLSITVIGEVESNQALLRSNAKVNDLVFTTGYLGCSAAGLDYLLAAKQKQLTLDQIPMNFRLLVQEHRRPTPQIKAGRILSISKRCHSLNDVSDGLSSEAEEISEASNVGILLDEVKLPVHPKLKEYGHSTGKNPIDWILYGGEDYQLLGTASKANVIELHSRFQQHGIPFFIIGEVVTQKGVQMKDRYGNIKKIHKKGYNHFN encoded by the coding sequence TTGAGTTCATTAGATGAATTTGCATTAATTCAATCTTTAAATTATAAAAAACAATCCAAACATTTTCAACATAAACTGGGTGTCATAAATGGTATAGGGGATGATGCTGCTGTTGTACAAACCCGTAAAGGTTCGCAGCTTGTAATGAGCTGTGATACGATGGTGGAAACGATTCATTTCAATTCATATACGATGTTAGATGAAGATGTTGGCTATAAAGCGCTGGCTTCCAATTTAAGTGATGTAGCTGCAATGGGAGCTGTACCAAAGTATGCGCTCATTTCTTTAAGCATACCTAAGCACTATTCTACCCTTCGATTAAAAAAAATATATAAAGGACTTTATGCATGTGCAAATCAATTTGAGATTGCAGTTATAGGTGGTGATACAACCAAATCACCCAAACATTTAAATCTCTCAATTACTGTAATTGGGGAGGTTGAGTCAAATCAGGCCCTGTTACGTTCAAATGCGAAGGTGAATGATTTAGTTTTCACCACTGGTTATTTAGGGTGCTCAGCCGCAGGATTGGATTACTTATTGGCAGCGAAACAAAAACAACTCACCCTTGATCAAATTCCTATGAACTTTCGTCTACTTGTACAAGAGCATAGAAGACCAACGCCTCAAATTAAAGCAGGTCGCATTCTTTCAATATCTAAACGATGTCATTCCTTAAATGATGTCAGCGACGGACTATCAAGTGAAGCTGAGGAGATTAGTGAGGCTTCTAATGTAGGGATTTTATTAGATGAAGTGAAGTTACCTGTACATCCCAAATTAAAGGAGTATGGTCATTCCACTGGTAAGAACCCCATAGATTGGATTTTGTATGGTGGGGAGGACTATCAATTGCTTGGAACGGCTTCAAAAGCGAATGTGATTGAGCTACATAGTCGCTTTCAACAACATGGGATCCCATTTTTCATTATAGGAGAAGTCGTAACTCAAAAAGGTGTACAGATGAAAGACCGATACGGTAATATAAAAAAAATACATAAAAAAGGGTATAATCATTTTAATTAG
- a CDS encoding H-type small acid-soluble spore protein, whose amino-acid sequence MDIERAQEIFDSEAKINVYLNGKEIWIDKVDQVNNCASIHEVNNPNEQETVEITKLKELQ is encoded by the coding sequence ATGGATATAGAAAGAGCACAGGAGATATTTGATTCAGAAGCAAAAATTAATGTGTACTTAAATGGAAAGGAAATATGGATTGATAAGGTTGATCAGGTAAACAACTGCGCAAGTATTCACGAAGTAAATAACCCAAATGAACAAGAAACCGTAGAAATCACAAAATTAAAAGAACTGCAATAA
- a CDS encoding Ku protein, whose amino-acid sequence MHTMWKGAISFGLVHVPVKMFSATEDKSISMRYIHKNCGTPLSYVRKCKHCDEEVEWESITKGYEYEKGKFVLFEKEELEQLDSETTKEIQILDFVQLEEIDPIYFQKTYYLSPGETGSNAYSLLLEAMKESGKIGIAKISIRSKSSLAALRVIDKCITLETIYYPDEIRAVEKIPNLPENVNVKENELSMAKMLIEQLTKPFEPEKYHDDYRGQLLELIESKVSGEEIKIAPKQQTADVIDLMTALQASLNAMDTGDQSQSKKASKKTKPKKTETVS is encoded by the coding sequence ATGCATACAATGTGGAAAGGAGCCATAAGCTTCGGACTTGTACATGTGCCAGTCAAAATGTTCTCAGCAACGGAAGATAAAAGTATATCTATGAGGTATATTCACAAAAATTGTGGAACCCCACTCAGTTATGTTCGAAAATGTAAACATTGTGATGAAGAAGTAGAATGGGAGTCAATAACAAAAGGATACGAATATGAAAAAGGGAAGTTTGTTCTTTTCGAAAAAGAAGAGTTAGAGCAGCTTGATTCTGAAACAACAAAAGAAATACAGATTCTGGATTTTGTGCAATTAGAGGAAATCGACCCCATTTATTTTCAAAAAACGTATTATTTATCACCTGGAGAAACGGGTTCAAATGCGTATTCTCTGTTGTTAGAAGCGATGAAGGAAAGTGGGAAAATAGGAATTGCTAAAATCTCTATTCGTTCTAAAAGCAGTCTTGCAGCTTTAAGAGTAATAGACAAATGTATCACGCTGGAAACCATCTATTATCCTGATGAAATTCGAGCCGTTGAAAAAATTCCTAATCTTCCTGAAAATGTAAACGTCAAAGAAAACGAATTATCTATGGCTAAAATGCTAATTGAACAATTAACTAAACCTTTTGAACCTGAAAAATATCACGATGATTACAGAGGTCAGTTATTAGAGTTAATTGAAAGTAAAGTTTCTGGAGAAGAGATCAAAATTGCACCGAAACAGCAAACTGCTGACGTCATTGATTTGATGACAGCTCTACAAGCCAGTTTAAATGCAATGGATACAGGGGATCAATCACAAAGCAAAAAAGCATCTAAAAAAACAAAACCAAAAAAAACAGAAACAGTTTCTTAA
- a CDS encoding RNA ligase family protein, translated as MTIQLPKKPMSPILNEQIPLGDEWGYQLKWDGVRILTFIQDGKVNLYSKKLTVKNDTYPEIVQLFSTSVFQSNLQTKEKDSILLDGEVIVFDQETQKPNFQKVLQREKNKSGIIQNKYPVSYVLFDLLYLDGIDWRKKTYMERYQKLKTLFNETTTSLFVTDLFDDGQVLWDWVNTHQWEGIVSKRLSSSYQEGKKHNDWFKKKTNLSFDVEIAAITTKGKLLSSLVMVREGYYFGKVSSGLNQQWKEALLLYSKLHQSNDPTFISLPIDLKGDHIVWLKKPFPCKVKGLEITSSGVLRHPQIEYIDINKLY; from the coding sequence ATGACGATACAGCTTCCAAAAAAACCAATGTCACCCATCTTAAATGAACAGATCCCTTTAGGAGATGAGTGGGGTTACCAACTTAAATGGGATGGAGTCAGAATTTTAACTTTCATTCAGGATGGAAAAGTAAATCTTTACTCTAAAAAATTAACCGTTAAAAATGATACGTACCCAGAGATTGTACAACTCTTTAGTACTTCAGTTTTCCAATCCAATCTTCAGACAAAAGAGAAAGATTCAATTTTACTTGATGGAGAAGTGATTGTTTTTGATCAAGAGACTCAAAAACCTAATTTTCAAAAAGTCTTACAAAGAGAAAAAAACAAAAGTGGGATCATACAAAACAAATACCCTGTTTCTTATGTTCTTTTTGATCTGCTCTATCTCGATGGTATAGATTGGAGAAAAAAAACTTACATGGAACGTTATCAGAAGCTGAAAACACTTTTTAATGAAACCACTACCTCCCTTTTTGTTACAGATTTATTTGATGATGGTCAAGTTTTATGGGATTGGGTCAATACGCATCAATGGGAGGGTATTGTCAGTAAAAGATTAAGCAGTTCTTATCAAGAAGGGAAAAAACATAACGACTGGTTTAAGAAAAAAACGAACTTATCCTTTGACGTTGAAATCGCAGCAATCACAACCAAAGGAAAGCTGCTTTCAAGTTTAGTCATGGTACGAGAGGGATACTATTTTGGAAAGGTTTCCTCGGGATTAAATCAACAATGGAAAGAAGCTCTTCTATTATATTCGAAATTACATCAGTCAAATGATCCCACATTCATTTCTTTGCCTATAGATTTAAAAGGGGATCATATTGTATGGTTGAAGAAACCTTTTCCGTGTAAAGTCAAAGGATTAGAAATTACATCTTCTGGGGTATTACGTCACCCTCAAATTGAGTACATTGATATCAATAAATTGTATTAG
- the ligD gene encoding non-homologous end-joining DNA ligase: MSNVTEKVPLMVEGHEILISNPSKPLWPNIQKIEYLHKLILLAPFLLKYCKSRYLTTIRFPHGYNDKTFFYQKNCPEPTPDFVKTANLHNIQYVNLDNVATLLWLGNLACLEFHPSFHYINQSLPVEWVIDIDPSMENEPRLIDAVLFIGELLDRLHIQSIPKTSGATGIQIVIPIEQKYSFDQLRKIGQFISEYLVQKHPNLFTIERLKKNRKQLIYIDYLQHCQGKTLAAPYTPRAREHAPVSTPLHWHEINKDLHPSDFNLLNIENRLKKEGDIIQKVKPQQLNHLLDYLSN, from the coding sequence ATGTCTAATGTAACAGAAAAAGTACCTTTGATGGTAGAAGGCCATGAGATCCTTATTTCAAATCCAAGCAAACCTTTATGGCCAAACATTCAGAAAATCGAATATTTACATAAGTTAATACTGTTAGCTCCTTTCCTCCTGAAATATTGTAAAAGTAGATATTTAACTACGATAAGATTTCCACATGGATATAATGATAAGACTTTTTTCTATCAAAAAAATTGTCCTGAGCCGACCCCTGATTTTGTAAAAACAGCAAATTTACATAATATTCAGTATGTAAACTTGGATAACGTAGCTACTTTATTATGGCTAGGTAATTTAGCATGCCTAGAATTTCATCCCTCCTTTCATTACATTAATCAATCCTTACCCGTCGAGTGGGTTATAGATATCGACCCCTCTATGGAAAATGAACCTAGATTAATAGATGCGGTCCTTTTCATTGGCGAGCTTCTGGACAGGCTGCATATTCAATCTATACCTAAAACCTCTGGAGCAACTGGGATCCAAATCGTAATCCCTATTGAACAAAAATATAGCTTTGATCAACTAAGGAAAATTGGACAGTTTATTAGCGAATACTTAGTCCAAAAACATCCAAACTTATTTACCATTGAACGACTCAAAAAAAATAGAAAGCAGCTCATTTATATTGATTATTTACAACATTGTCAAGGGAAAACATTAGCTGCCCCCTATACACCAAGAGCCCGAGAGCATGCCCCTGTATCTACCCCACTTCACTGGCATGAAATCAATAAAGATTTACATCCTTCGGATTTCAATCTTTTAAATATCGAGAATCGCTTAAAAAAAGAAGGAGACATCATACAAAAGGTTAAACCTCAACAGCTTAACCATTTATTAGATTACCTATCCAACTAA
- a CDS encoding spore germination protein has translation MILSNKKKKKKQEKSYLDYSFLEELKGVFISPELETNKKMLEEYFKDCSDVIIKSFQIGNGVDNDEIDALAISVDGMIDNDLMTEAMKSLMENKVEISDISQIKESIIPFAEVKEKNNFSDFMLSVLNGDLGILIDKNTKSLLVSMRGFKTRTISEPETESSIRGPREGFIENLRVNTSMIRRKLKTPHLKTKAYQIGKYSCTDVSLVYIDNIIDPNLIKEVDRRLNMIDMDGVLESGYIEEQIQDNIYSPFPQFRYSERPDTVAAALLQGKFAIIVDGTPNVLIAPTVFLNLIQASEDYYERFIVATSIRWLRFLFLFLALTTPAFYIAFTTYHQDIIPTTLLLSIIAAHEAIPFPAIVEALIMEVTFEALREASVRLPKTIGQAVSILGALVVGQAAVEAGIVSAPMVIVVSVTGIASFTIPTFNTGIAIRLLRFPIMFAASLFGIFGIFMSLLLLLGHLGNLKSFGVPYLTPLAPLRIKDLKDTVVAAPWPFMTERPEYVTVQDKKRMGTQLMKNVEKDGGIKNKNAEEVGDPGE, from the coding sequence ATGATTCTTTCTAATAAAAAAAAGAAAAAAAAGCAAGAGAAATCTTATTTAGATTATTCATTCCTTGAAGAATTAAAAGGGGTATTTATCTCACCAGAACTTGAAACGAATAAAAAAATGCTTGAAGAATATTTCAAAGATTGTTCTGATGTCATCATCAAATCGTTTCAAATTGGAAATGGAGTTGATAATGATGAAATTGATGCCCTCGCCATCTCTGTAGATGGGATGATAGATAACGATTTAATGACAGAAGCTATGAAATCATTGATGGAAAACAAAGTAGAGATATCTGACATTTCACAAATCAAAGAATCCATAATCCCATTTGCAGAAGTAAAAGAAAAAAACAATTTTTCTGATTTCATGTTAAGTGTATTAAATGGGGATTTAGGCATTCTTATCGATAAAAATACTAAATCTCTCTTAGTGAGCATGCGTGGTTTTAAAACACGTACGATTTCAGAACCAGAAACGGAATCATCCATTCGTGGTCCTAGAGAAGGGTTTATTGAAAACCTTCGTGTGAATACTTCGATGATTCGAAGAAAGTTAAAAACACCACATTTAAAAACAAAAGCTTATCAAATAGGGAAATATAGCTGTACTGATGTTTCTCTAGTTTATATCGATAACATCATAGATCCTAATCTGATTAAGGAAGTAGATCGAAGATTAAACATGATCGATATGGATGGAGTTCTTGAAAGTGGATATATTGAGGAACAAATCCAAGATAATATATATTCACCCTTTCCACAATTTAGATATTCAGAAAGGCCAGATACTGTCGCAGCTGCTTTATTACAAGGAAAGTTTGCTATTATCGTGGATGGTACACCTAATGTTTTAATTGCACCCACCGTATTTTTGAATTTAATCCAAGCAAGTGAGGATTATTATGAAAGATTTATAGTAGCTACATCCATTCGCTGGCTTCGTTTTTTATTCCTATTTCTTGCGCTGACAACACCAGCATTTTATATCGCCTTTACAACCTATCATCAAGATATAATTCCAACTACTTTGTTGCTAAGTATTATAGCAGCACACGAAGCGATTCCATTTCCAGCGATTGTAGAAGCTTTAATTATGGAGGTCACATTTGAGGCATTAAGAGAAGCCAGTGTTCGATTACCCAAAACCATCGGTCAGGCTGTAAGTATTTTGGGTGCATTGGTTGTAGGTCAAGCTGCTGTAGAAGCAGGTATAGTCTCAGCCCCTATGGTTATCGTTGTATCTGTGACTGGGATTGCATCCTTTACTATCCCTACTTTTAACACGGGTATAGCCATACGTTTATTACGATTTCCAATTATGTTTGCAGCCTCTTTATTTGGTATTTTTGGTATTTTTATGAGTCTGCTGCTGTTATTAGGACATTTAGGAAATTTAAAATCCTTTGGCGTGCCGTATTTAACCCCTTTGGCACCTTTGAGAATAAAAGATTTAAAAGATACGGTAGTCGCTGCTCCGTGGCCTTTTATGACTGAACGTCCTGAATATGTAACCGTTCAAGATAAAAAACGAATGGGTACTCAATTGATGAAAAATGTTGAAAAAGATGGTGGCATCAAAAACAAAAACGCTGAGGAAGTAGGAGATCCGGGTGAATAA
- a CDS encoding Ger(x)C family spore germination protein produces MNKKIQLLIFSLLIDCLLLTGCWDRIELNDIAVALATAVDLEEEHVYRTTVQYALPGKMGASQTTGSGGGAEDNIAYIDSDLGKTLREAVTKMQARMSQRITFSHRRVLIVSEELARNGIRDMFDTTARTASNRLSAYIIVAKGKAYDLLKAEPQFERFSGENILYLAEARGVIKVNMRQAAQAMSPIGSDTILSYMTVKKSQLSNDPSKEIEFVGYAQFQDDKMVGTFEGEEAHGLMWLKDEISPYTTILKIEENKYASVNVKNGNVKIKPKLNDDHVEYAIDIEINANLIEDFTRSDITNNKTQEVLSKSLEEHIDGAIHSAIKVIQENKGDSAQLGLLLQRHHPKQWREKYEDNWYEELAKAKFSIQIKANITDAGLVSENITNRVKAEESK; encoded by the coding sequence GTGAATAAAAAAATACAACTTCTCATTTTTTCACTCTTAATCGATTGTTTATTGCTTACCGGATGTTGGGATCGTATCGAACTAAATGATATCGCCGTTGCCCTAGCTACTGCCGTTGATCTAGAAGAGGAACATGTTTATCGTACAACCGTACAATATGCATTACCTGGTAAAATGGGAGCATCTCAAACCACAGGATCTGGGGGTGGGGCTGAAGATAATATTGCTTATATTGATTCAGATCTTGGAAAGACACTTCGAGAAGCAGTAACTAAAATGCAAGCAAGAATGTCACAACGAATCACATTTTCCCATCGACGAGTATTAATCGTAAGTGAAGAACTGGCTAGAAACGGAATTAGAGATATGTTTGATACAACAGCACGTACAGCCAGTAATCGACTATCCGCATATATTATTGTTGCGAAAGGAAAAGCTTATGATCTATTGAAGGCTGAACCGCAGTTTGAACGATTCTCTGGAGAAAACATATTGTATTTAGCGGAAGCCAGAGGGGTAATTAAAGTAAATATGAGGCAAGCGGCACAAGCAATGAGCCCTATAGGCAGTGATACGATCCTATCCTATATGACAGTGAAGAAATCACAACTTTCTAACGACCCTTCAAAAGAAATTGAGTTTGTAGGCTATGCACAATTTCAAGATGATAAAATGGTTGGAACGTTCGAAGGTGAAGAAGCACATGGTTTAATGTGGTTAAAAGATGAAATAAGCCCTTATACTACAATATTAAAAATAGAAGAAAATAAGTATGCATCCGTTAATGTTAAAAATGGGAACGTAAAAATTAAGCCTAAGCTTAATGATGATCATGTTGAATATGCAATTGATATTGAAATTAATGCAAATTTAATTGAGGACTTTACTAGATCTGATATTACGAATAATAAAACGCAAGAAGTACTTAGCAAAAGTCTTGAAGAACACATCGATGGAGCAATCCATAGTGCAATCAAAGTTATACAAGAGAACAAGGGTGACTCAGCTCAATTAGGTTTATTATTACAACGCCACCATCCAAAACAATGGCGGGAAAAATATGAGGACAATTGGTATGAAGAATTAGCAAAAGCCAAATTTTCAATCCAAATCAAAGCTAATATTACAGATGCTGGATTAGTATCAGAAAACATTACAAATAGAGTTAAGGCGGAAGAATCAAAATGA